CGATCCCGCCGACGCCGCGACCGAGGCCATCGCGACGGCGCTGGAATGGCTCCCCAAGGACAAACACATCGGACTGCTGCTCACCCCGGAACGATCACCATCGCTCAGCGGATCGGTGACCTCCGATATCGGCCTGCAGTTCGCCCAGTCGGTCGTCCGGCGCTTCGATGTCGACTGGGCCGCAGCCGGTTTCGCCGATGACGAGCTCGACGAGCTCGCCGAGCACCTGCTGCGCATCATCCAGTCGTTCGTCGTCGACCCGGGACGGCCGCCGCGCACCGGTGAGCAGTTGCGTACCTACCTGCGACGCTGGGTCGCCCCGGCCCTGCGACCCTGACCCCCGCCACGCTGCCCTCCCCTGCGATTTGTGGAGTCTGGGCCGCACTCATTGCGGCCGCGGCTCCACAAATCGCGGTTACACCACGGTGAGCGGCAGCGACTTACGCTCCTCGAACACCCAGGACGCGCCGTGACTGAACTCGCACACCTCGACCTCGGGCAGTTTCTTGGCCGCCGTATC
The sequence above is drawn from the Mycolicibacterium neoaurum VKM Ac-1815D genome and encodes:
- a CDS encoding TetR/AcrR family transcriptional regulator, producing the protein MRTHGWSGAAPASDEEAVARILAAAGRAIDERGADFSIADVARTLGVTRQTVYRYFPSTDALLMQAGVVAATDFLERLATHIRGITDPADAATEAIATALEWLPKDKHIGLLLTPERSPSLSGSVTSDIGLQFAQSVVRRFDVDWAAAGFADDELDELAEHLLRIIQSFVVDPGRPPRTGEQLRTYLRRWVAPALRP